One window of the Anomalospiza imberbis isolate Cuckoo-Finch-1a 21T00152 chromosome 24, ASM3175350v1, whole genome shotgun sequence genome contains the following:
- the C1QTNF5 gene encoding LOW QUALITY PROTEIN: complement C1q tumor necrosis factor-related protein 5 (The sequence of the model RefSeq protein was modified relative to this genomic sequence to represent the inferred CDS: inserted 1 base in 1 codon; deleted 1 base in 1 codon), which translates to MKQLFLLSLLGLITRSLQIEDNKIPGLCSGQPGIPGTPGLHGGQGLPGRDGRDGXDGAMGMPGEKGEMGPPGVPGPRGEVGSPGADGLHGEKGAQGECAVAPRSAFSAKRSESRSPPLADKPILFDVVLINEQGHYDPATGKFTCEVPGLYYFAVHATVYRTSLQFDIMKNGHSIASFFQYYGNWPKPTSLSGGTLVRLEPEDEVWVQVGVGDYIGFYASVKTDSTFTGFLVYSYWQNSAVFA; encoded by the exons ATGaagcagctcttcctcctctccctcctcgGGCTCATCACCAGGTCCTTGCAGATTGAAGACAACAAGAtccctgggctgtgctcagGGCAGCCGGGCATCCCGGGGACCCCAGGCCTGCACGGGGGCCAGGGTTTGCCAGGCAGAGACGGACGGGATG CGGACGGAGCCATGGGGATGCCAGGGGAGAAGGGCGAGATGGGCCCCCCTG gagTGCCCGGTCCCCGCGGAGAGGTGGGCAGCCCCGGCGCGGACGGGCTGCACGGTGAGAAGGGGGCTCAGGGCGAGTGCGCCGTGGCTCCTCGCTCCGCCTTCAGCGCCAAGCGCTCCGAGTCCCGCAGCCCTCCCCTGGCCGAC AAGCCCATCCTCTTCGACGTGGTGCTCATCAACGAGCAGGGCCACTACGACCCGGCCACGGGCAAGTTCACCTGCGAGGTGCCCGGCCTGTACTACTTCGCCGTGCACGCCACCGTGTACCGCACCAGCCTGCAGTTCGACATCATGAAGAACGGCCACTCCATCGCCTCCTTCTTCCAGTACTACGGCAACTGGCCCAAGCCCACCTCGCTCTCGGGGGGCACCCTGGTCCGCCTGGAGCCCGAGGACGAGGTGTGGGTGCAGGTGGGCGTGGGGGACTACATCGGCTTCTACGCCAGCGTCAAGACGGACAGCACCTTCACCGGCTTCCTCGTCTACTCCTACTGGCAAAACTCCGCCGTGTTCGCCTGA
- the USP2 gene encoding ubiquitin carboxyl-terminal hydrolase 2 isoform X1: MSEPLRCRQPRSRHRLRPRTPSTGGSAPDPAPPAAAGPGRGQPDRCPLAPPLPAAAPRRPAVPAGATMRDSYTVTLPEEPPALPDLHKDLRPRTSMPGSLLVSTFVGLVLNKTKSSKAVQGLTGLRNLGNTCFMNSILQCLSNTKELRDYCLQNQYLRDLNNNSRMRTALMSEFAKLIQLLWTSSPNESVSPSEFKTQIQRYAPRFVGYNQQDAQEFLRFLLDGLHSEVNRVLVRPRASTDTLDHLPDDEKSRQMWRRYQEREDSRISDLFVGQLKSSLTCSECGYCSTAFDPFWDLSLPIPKKGYGEVTLMDCLRLFTKEDVLDGDEKPTCCRCKARTRCTKKFSIQKFPKILVLHLKRFSEARIRSSKLTTFVNFPLKDLDLREFASQSCNHAVYNLYAVSNHSGTTMGGHYTAYCKSPVSSEWHSFNDSRVTPMSSSHVRSSDAYLLFYELASPSSRM, translated from the exons ATGTCAGAGCCGCTCAGGTGCCGTCAGCCCCGCAGCCGGCACCGGCTTCGGCCCCGCACGCCCAGCACGGGGGGCTCCGCGCCTGACCCCGCGCCCCCGGCTGCAGCCGGCCCCGGGCGAGGGCAGCCCGACCGGTGTCCCCTGGCACCCCCGCTGCCCGCGGCTGCTCCCCGCCGTCCTGCGGTGCCTGCCGGGGCCACCATGAGGGATTCCTACACGGTGACGCTGCCCGAGGAGCCCCCCGCGCTCCCCGACCTTCACAAGGACCTGCGGCCCCGCACCTCCATGCCAGGGTCCCTGCTGGTCTCCACCTTCGTCGGGCTCGTCCTCAACAAGACCAAG agctccaagGCCGTGCAGGGGCTGACCGGCCTGCGGAACCTCGGCAACACG TGCTTCATGAACTCCATCCTGCAGTGCCTGAGCAACACCAAGGAGCTGCGGGATTACTGCCTGCAGAACCAGTACCTGCGGGACCTCAACAACAACAGCCGCATGCGCACGGCGCTCATGTCAG AGTTTGCAAAGCTGATTCAGCTGCTCTGGACCTCGTCCCCCAACGAGAGCGTGAGCCCCTCCGAGTTCAAGACGCAGATCCAGAGATATGCCCCACGCTTCGTCGGCTACAA CCAGCAGGATGCACAGGAGTTCCTGCGGTTCCTGCTGGACGGGCTGCACAGCGAGGTGAACCGTGTGCTGGTGCGGCCCCGGGCCAGCACCGACACCCTGGATCACCTCCC TGATGACGAGAAGAGCCGGCAGATGTGGAGGAGGTACCAGGAGAGGGAGGACAGCCGCATCAGcg ACCTCTTCGTTGGGCAGCTGAAGagctctctgacctgcagcgAGTGTGGCTACTGCTCCACAGCCTTCGACCCTTTCTGggacctgtccctgcccatccccaaG AAAGGCTACGGGGAGGTGACGCTCATGGATTGCCTCCGGCTCTTCACCAAAGAGGATGTGCTGGATGGGGACGAGAAACCG ACGTGCTGTCGCTGCAAAGCTAGGACAAGGTGCACAAAAAAATTCAGCATCCAGAAGTTCCCCAAGATCCTGGTGCTTC ACCTGAAGCGCTTCTCCGAGGCCAGGATACGAAGCAGCAAACTCACCACCTTCGTCAACTTCCCGCTGAAGGACCTGGACCTCCGGGAATTCGCCTcgcagagctgca ACCACGCCGTTTACAACCTCTACGCCGTCTCCAACCACTCGGGCACCACCATGGGGGGACACTACACAGCCTACTGCAAGAGCCCTGTGTCCAGCGAGTGGCACAGCTTCAACGACTCCCG cGTCACCCCGATGTCCTCGAGCCACGTGCGCAGCAGCGATGCCTACCTGCTCTTCTACGAGCTGGCCAGCCCGTCCTCCCGCATGtag
- the MFRP gene encoding membrane frizzled-related protein, with protein sequence MKDFTEITLCPEALDGSKTEFCNPVFEGEEPRAAPSVEHPPDKDGTGPAPRRDGLGQQLWAQVGWRYRADCKFTWLCVALMSIILLFLIALLLGIVIHQLTSPHPPGAPATALPARGTATTATAPIRREPPAPRTAATPTESWLPTARTAAPACGGTLRGPEGSFSSPNYPGPYPPNALCIWHIEVGAGLAIQLRMETFSVEGTASCLFDRLELYEEQGTGGTAPAPARGSPTRLCGNVPPPTFNTDSNRLRVTFVSDSSVGAQGFSARYRAVAPAEKSCAWDEHLCDQGLCLQLGFVCDGFHDCRDKSDEANCSLKHKECGGPLTALEGHLSTPNHPQPYPHQQLCLWQISVPLGHVIDLHFHNFSLESHEDCSFDFVEVHDSAGTGTASLMGRFCGHQLPPTLTSSRHIMTVLFVADEGVADDGFFATYQARNATEKTCSPAEFSCGNGECRALESVCDGWHDCPDGTDELNCTEVSYPAFGSVCEPVEVEMCLGLGYNATSFPNIWLAIPDQEGAAEVLQDYQTLMELACYQHLRLLICSLFVPKCTPDGGVLQPCRAVCLAAELRCQQSLGLLGILWPINCNILPDSNDPVECFQP encoded by the exons ATGAAAGACTTCACAGAAATCACGCTTTGCCCCGAGGCTCTGGACGGCAGCAAG ACCGAGTTCTGCAACCCCGTTTTTGAGGGCGAGGAGCCCCGGGCAGCACCGAGCGTGGAGCACCCGCCAGACAAGGATGGGACCGGCCCCGCACCGCGCCGGGACGGCCTCG gccagcagctctgggcacaggtGGGCTGGAGGTACCGCGCCGACTGCAAGTTCACCTGGCTCTGCGTGGCTCTGATGAGCATCATCCTGCTCTTCCTCATCGCCCTCCTGCTCGGCATCGTCATCCACC AGCTGACGTCCCCACATCCACCCGGCGCCCCGGCCACGGCCCTGCCCGCCCGCGGCACTGCCACCACCGCCACTGCACCCATCCGAAGGGAGCCCCCGGCCCCCAGAACAGCTGCCACCCCAACCGAGAGCTGGCTGCCCACGGCCCGCACAGCAGCACCGG CCTGCGGAGGGACCCTGCGAGGCCCCGAGGGCTCCTTCAGCTCCCCCAACTACCCCGGCCCTTACCCCCCCAACGCCCTCTGCATCTGGCACATCGAGGTGGGCGCCGGCCTCGCCATccagctgaggatggagacGTTCAGCGTGGAGGGCACGGCCTCCTGCCTCTTCGACCGCCTGGAGCTCTACGAAGAGCAGGGCACCGGTGGTacagcccctgccccagctcGGGGGAGCCCGACCAG GCTTTGTGGCAACGTGCCCCCCCCGACCTTCAACACCGACTCGAACCGCCTGCGGGTCACCTTCGTGTCCGACAGCAGCGTGGGTGCCCAGGGCTTCAGCGCCCGCTACCGTGCCGTGGCCCCCGCCGAGA AGAGCTGTGCCTGGGACGAGCACTTGTGTGACCAGGGGCTCTGCCTCCAGCTGGGCTTCGTGTGCGACGGCTTCCACGACTGCAGGGACAAGAGCGACGAGGCCAACTGCAGCCTGAAACACAAAG AATGTGGGGGGCCACTGACCGCCTTGGAGGGGCACTTGTCCACCCCGAACCACCCGCAGCCATACCCGCACCAGCAG CTGTGCCTCTGGCAGATCTCGGTGCCCCTGGGCCACGTCATCGACCTGCACTTCCACAACTTCAGCCTGGAGTCGCACGAGGACTGCAGCTTCGACTTTGTGGAGGTGCACGACAGCGCGGGCACGGGGACCGCCAGCCTCATGGGCAG GTTCTGTGGCCACCAGCTGCCACCCACCCTGACCTCCTCGCGGCACATCATGACCGTCCTCTTCGTGGCAGACGAGGGAGTTGCAGATGACGGGTTCTTTGCCACCTACCAAGCCCGCAATGCCACAGAGA AGACCTGCAGCCCCGCGGAGTTTTCCTGTGGGAATGGCGAGTGCCGGGCGCTGGAGTCTGTGTGTGACGGCTGGCACGACTGCCCCGACGGCACTGACGAGCTGAACTGCACCGAGGTGTCCTACCCGGCCTTCG GGTCTGTCTGCGAGCCCGTGGAAGTGGAGatgtgcctggggctgggctaCAACGCCACCTCCTTCCCCAACATCTGGCTGGCCATCCCGGACCAGGAGGGAGCCGCCGAGGTGCTGCAGGACTACCAG ACGCTGATGGAGCTGGCGTGTTACCAGCACCTCCGCCTGCTCATCTGCAGCCTCTTCGTGCCCAAGTGCACCCCGGACGGGggggtgctgcagccctgccgGGCCGTGTGCCTGGCGGCCGAGCTGCGCTGCCAGCAGTCCCTCGGCCTCCTTGGCATCCTCTGGCCCATCAACTGCAACATCCTACCCGACTCCAACGACCCCGTAGAGTGCTTCCAGCCCTGA
- the RNF26 gene encoding E3 ubiquitin-protein ligase RNF26 has product MDVLLALLRGLRLLLDLLLLVLDLNFFLVSSLVSALLWLLTAASSLPAAAAAAAVACWDALVLVRGCCGAMEGVRAAGHLASHLASHLALRGRELAQRGLGAVLGCGQALGRQLCEALAIGTSLLMYLVNSLVNVCLIGTQNLFTLLAALWDSLAGPFVRAAELLAAFLAHVSSGAIAVSILLWSPCQMALELLCAATELFISIFFVNVYGLGLLLLIVVVGAFAFNPGLLWTLTGYLLGYFHTLPSFRRLQRDVWRLYQVAVLTLGVAMTSQPWRRPMDWIQQVTNWSQGGRMVNQGSDQRRAVGAPRAPAGDRVTLGQLLAELEEQLDAEQGPQPRPALSRAGAGQRPQTSREEPGTSWWRAPRKQRLNATAGSAEGAPDNDPWVLLKEQEERKKCVICQDQTKTVLLLPCRHLCLCQECTEVLLQQDIYQRNCPLCRQVILQTLNVYL; this is encoded by the coding sequence ATGGACGTGCTGTTGGCGCTGCTCCGCGGGCTGCGCCTGCTGCTcgacctgctgctgctggtgctcgACCTCAACTTCTTCCTCGTGTCCTCGCTGGTGTCCGCGCTGCTGTGGCTGCTAACCGCGGCCTCCAGCCTgcccgcggccgcggccgccgcggcGGTGGCGTGCTGGGATGCGCTGGTGCTGGTGCGCGGCTGCTGCGGGGCCATGGAGGGCGTGCGGGCGGCCGGGCACCTGGCGTCGCACCTGGCGTCGCACCTGGCGCTGCGGGGCCGGGAGCTGGCGCAGCGTGGGCTGGGCGCCGTGCTGGGCTGCGGGCAGGCGCTGGGCCGGCAGCTGTGCGAGGCGCTGGCCATCGGCACCAGCCTGCTGATGTACCTGGTCAACAGCCTGGTCAACGTGTGTCTCATCGGCACGCAGAACCTCTTCACGCTGCTCGCCGCCCTCTGGGACTCGCTGGCCGGGCCCTTCGTGAGGGCCGCTGAGCTGCTGGCCGCGTTCCTGGCGCACGTGTCCAGCGGCGCCATCGCCGTGTCCATCCTGCTGTGGTCGCCCTGCCAGATGgccttggagctgctctgcGCCGCCACCGAGCTCTTCATCAGCATCTTCTTCGTCAATGTTTACGGCCTGGGCCTGCTCCTGCTCATCGTGGTGGTCGGCGCCTTCGCGTTCAACCCCGGGCTGCTGTGGACGCTGACGGGCTACCTGCTGGGCTACTTCCACACGCTGCCCTCCTTCCGCCGCCTGCAGCGGGACGTCTGGCGGCTCTACCAGGTGGCCGTGCTGACCCTGGGAGTGGCCATGACCTCCCAGCCCTGGCGCAGGCCGATGGACTGGATCCAGCAGGTGACCAACTGGAGCCAGGGCGGCAGGATGGTGAACCAGGGGAGTGACCAGCGACGGGCCGTGGGTGCCCCCAGAGCCCCGGCTGGCGACAGGGTGACCCTGGGCCAGCTGCTGGCcgagctggaggagcagctggatgcagagcaggggccacAGCCACGTCCTGCTCTGAgccgtgctggggctgggcagcgTCCCCAGACATCCAGGGAGGAGCCGGGCACGTCCTGGTGGAGAGCCCCGAGGAAGCAGCGGCTGAACGCGACGGCCGGGAGCGCTGAGGGAGCCCCCGACAACGACCCCTGGGTGCTGCTGAAAGAACAAGAGGAGCGTAAGAAATGTGTCATCTGCCAGGACCAGACCAAGacagtcctgctgctgccctgcaggcacctgtgcctgtgccaggaGTGCACAGaggtgctcctgcagcaggacatCTACCAGCGCAACTGCCCCCTGTGCCGCCAGGTGATCCTGCAGACCCTCAACGTGTACCTGTGA
- the MCAM gene encoding cell surface glycoprotein MUC18 isoform X1, whose amino-acid sequence MAGGRRPAGLALGWGCCLLLCCAAASKLEISMPAVVEVEMGGTARIDCNFYIPENASYTYIDWFYVDRSNKQVRLYHVTASGVVEDDTDYKKRLSLGEDKALSISAVTLQDARTFMCQVGAGSYGVGESSTELSVYKVPETPEIEPNSGGISVHNSEIPEIAKCVSKNSFPAPNITWHKNGEQLHNQENNVTILSTVTRESSGLYTVSSTLYAPVTREDRHSRYRCAVHYWLRGQRRALDSQRVKVNIFYPTKHLKVQVVPSSTLVKEGDNVTLVCEADGNPPPVFSFFKKNMSEWQDLTSLAEPDSGVLKLHDVDKSYNGTYRCQSLDLDDLSQIEEDVDLVVNYIEGVHVKMEPSSTLREGDNVMLSCDAHSPVGLKYQWRDEKGKKLVEGNQLFLSNLTFETSNTFSCKVMAPSVPGLEQSKEVFVAVEGKPRIVAISSPLYVRQDEVVNLTCKAIAVPRPTVQWSINGTAHEYMDNQHIASNLTVRVSQDLLQAGARCRVSNKLGVSEKHIQLVVDQKSTAESQGVIIVAIIVAILVVAVLGAVIYFLHKKGKIPCGRAGKQDITKPEARKDKIVVEVKSDKLSEEAGLLQGANGEKRAAADQSEKYIDLRN is encoded by the exons atGGCTggggggcggcggccggcggggctcgccctgggctggggctgctgcctcctgctctgctgcg ctgcagccagcaaGCTGGAGATCTCCATGCCAGCCGTGGTGGAAGTGGAGATGGGGGGCACAGCCAGGATTGACTGCAACTTCTACATCCCTGAGAATGCCTCCTACACCTACATCGACTGGTTCTAC GTGGACCGCAGCAACAAGCAGGTGAGGCTGTACCACGTCACGGCCAGCGGGGTCGTGGAGGACGACACGGACTACAAGAAGCGGCTGTCACTGGGGGAGGACAAGGCCCTGTCCATCAGCGCAGTGACACTGCAGGACGCCAGGACCTTCATGTGCCAGGTCGGAGCTGGCAGCTACGGCGTGGGCGAGAGCAGCACCGAGCTCAGCGTCTACA AGGTCCCCGAGACCCCTGAGATTGAGCCCAACTCAGGAGGCATCTCTGTGCACAACAGTGAAATCCCAGAG ATTGCCAAGTGCGTGAGCAAAAACAGCTTCCCAGCTCCCAACATCACGTGGCACAAGAACGGGGAGCAGCTGCACAACCAGGAGAACA ACGTGACGATACTGTCGACGGTGACGCGCGAGTCGAGCGGGCTGTACACGGTGAGCAGCACGCTGTACGCGCCCGTCACGCGCGAGGACCGCCACTCCCGCTACCGCTGCGCCGTGCACTACTGGCTGCGGGGACAGAGGCGTGCCCTGGACTCACAGCGGGTCAAGGTCAACATCTTCT ACCCCACCAAGCACTTGAAGGTGCAGGTGGTGCCGTCCTCGACGCTGGTGAAGGAAGGGGACAACGTGACGCTGGTCTGCGAGGCTGATGGGAACCCACCGCCCGTCttcagcttctttaagaaaaac ATGAGTGAGTGGCAGGATCTGACGTCGCTGGCAGAGCCCGACAGCGGGGTCCTGAAGCTGCACGATGTGGACAAGAGCTACAATGGCACGTACAGGTGCCAGTCCCTGGACCTGGATGATTTGTCACAGATAGAGGAGGATGTGGATCTTGTTGTGAACT ACATTGAAGGGGTCCATGTGAAGATGGAGCCGTCCTCAACCCTTCGTGAAGGGGACAATGTGATGCTGAGCTGTGATGCCCACAGCCCCGTGGGCCTGAAATACCAGTGGAGGGATGAGAAG GGCAAGAAGCTGGTGGAAGGGAACCAGCTCTTCCTGAGCAACCTCACCTTCGAAACCTCCAACACCTTCAGCTGCAAGGTGATGGCCCCGAGCGTGCCAGGACTGGAGCAGAGCAAGGAGGTGTTTGTGGCTGTTGAGG GGAAGCCGCGGATCGTGGCCATCAGCTCCCCGCTGTACGTGCGCCAGGACGAGGTGGTCAACCTGACCTGCAAGGCCATCGCCGTCCCCCGGCCCACCGTCCAGTGGAGCATCAACGGCACG gctcACGAGTACATGGACAACCAGCACATCGCCAGCAACCTGACGGTGCGGGTGAGCCAAGACCTGCTGCAGGCGGGAGCCAGGTGCCGGGTGTCCAACAAGCTGGGTGTCAGTGAGAAGCACATCCAGCTGGTGGTGG ATCAAAAGTCAACAgcagagagccaaggggtgATCATTGTGGCCATCATCGTGGCCATCCTcgtggtggctgtgctgggcgCTGTCATCTACTTCCTGCACAAGAAAGGCAAGATCCCGTGTGGCCGTGCCGGGAAGCAGGACAT CACAAAGCCAGAGGCCCGTAAAGACAAGATTGTAGTTGAAGTTAAGTCAGATAAACTTTCCGAAGAGGCGGGGCTCCTGCAGGGCGCCAACGGCGAGAAGAGAGCCGCAGCTGACCAG AGCGAGAAATACATCGATCTGAGAAACTAG
- the MCAM gene encoding cell surface glycoprotein MUC18 isoform X2: MAGGRRPAGLALGWGCCLLLCCAAASKLEISMPAVVEVEMGGTARIDCNFYIPENASYTYIDWFYVDRSNKQVRLYHVTASGVVEDDTDYKKRLSLGEDKALSISAVTLQDARTFMCQVGAGSYGVGESSTELSVYKVPETPEIEPNSGGISVHNSEIPEIAKCVSKNSFPAPNITWHKNGEQLHNQENNVTILSTVTRESSGLYTVSSTLYAPVTREDRHSRYRCAVHYWLRGQRRALDSQRVKVNIFYPTKHLKVQVVPSSTLVKEGDNVTLVCEADGNPPPVFSFFKKNMSEWQDLTSLAEPDSGVLKLHDVDKSYNGTYRCQSLDLDDLSQIEEDVDLVVNYIEGVHVKMEPSSTLREGDNVMLSCDAHSPVGLKYQWRDEKGKKLVEGNQLFLSNLTFETSNTFSCKVMAPSVPGLEQSKEVFVAVEGKPRIVAISSPLYVRQDEVVNLTCKAIAVPRPTVQWSINGTAHEYMDNQHIASNLTVRVSQDLLQAGARCRVSNKLGVSEKHIQLVVDQKSTAESQGVIIVAIIVAILVVAVLGAVIYFLHKKGKIPCGRAGKQDIARNTSI, translated from the exons atGGCTggggggcggcggccggcggggctcgccctgggctggggctgctgcctcctgctctgctgcg ctgcagccagcaaGCTGGAGATCTCCATGCCAGCCGTGGTGGAAGTGGAGATGGGGGGCACAGCCAGGATTGACTGCAACTTCTACATCCCTGAGAATGCCTCCTACACCTACATCGACTGGTTCTAC GTGGACCGCAGCAACAAGCAGGTGAGGCTGTACCACGTCACGGCCAGCGGGGTCGTGGAGGACGACACGGACTACAAGAAGCGGCTGTCACTGGGGGAGGACAAGGCCCTGTCCATCAGCGCAGTGACACTGCAGGACGCCAGGACCTTCATGTGCCAGGTCGGAGCTGGCAGCTACGGCGTGGGCGAGAGCAGCACCGAGCTCAGCGTCTACA AGGTCCCCGAGACCCCTGAGATTGAGCCCAACTCAGGAGGCATCTCTGTGCACAACAGTGAAATCCCAGAG ATTGCCAAGTGCGTGAGCAAAAACAGCTTCCCAGCTCCCAACATCACGTGGCACAAGAACGGGGAGCAGCTGCACAACCAGGAGAACA ACGTGACGATACTGTCGACGGTGACGCGCGAGTCGAGCGGGCTGTACACGGTGAGCAGCACGCTGTACGCGCCCGTCACGCGCGAGGACCGCCACTCCCGCTACCGCTGCGCCGTGCACTACTGGCTGCGGGGACAGAGGCGTGCCCTGGACTCACAGCGGGTCAAGGTCAACATCTTCT ACCCCACCAAGCACTTGAAGGTGCAGGTGGTGCCGTCCTCGACGCTGGTGAAGGAAGGGGACAACGTGACGCTGGTCTGCGAGGCTGATGGGAACCCACCGCCCGTCttcagcttctttaagaaaaac ATGAGTGAGTGGCAGGATCTGACGTCGCTGGCAGAGCCCGACAGCGGGGTCCTGAAGCTGCACGATGTGGACAAGAGCTACAATGGCACGTACAGGTGCCAGTCCCTGGACCTGGATGATTTGTCACAGATAGAGGAGGATGTGGATCTTGTTGTGAACT ACATTGAAGGGGTCCATGTGAAGATGGAGCCGTCCTCAACCCTTCGTGAAGGGGACAATGTGATGCTGAGCTGTGATGCCCACAGCCCCGTGGGCCTGAAATACCAGTGGAGGGATGAGAAG GGCAAGAAGCTGGTGGAAGGGAACCAGCTCTTCCTGAGCAACCTCACCTTCGAAACCTCCAACACCTTCAGCTGCAAGGTGATGGCCCCGAGCGTGCCAGGACTGGAGCAGAGCAAGGAGGTGTTTGTGGCTGTTGAGG GGAAGCCGCGGATCGTGGCCATCAGCTCCCCGCTGTACGTGCGCCAGGACGAGGTGGTCAACCTGACCTGCAAGGCCATCGCCGTCCCCCGGCCCACCGTCCAGTGGAGCATCAACGGCACG gctcACGAGTACATGGACAACCAGCACATCGCCAGCAACCTGACGGTGCGGGTGAGCCAAGACCTGCTGCAGGCGGGAGCCAGGTGCCGGGTGTCCAACAAGCTGGGTGTCAGTGAGAAGCACATCCAGCTGGTGGTGG ATCAAAAGTCAACAgcagagagccaaggggtgATCATTGTGGCCATCATCGTGGCCATCCTcgtggtggctgtgctgggcgCTGTCATCTACTTCCTGCACAAGAAAGGCAAGATCCCGTGTGGCCGTGCCGGGAAGCAGGACAT AGCGAGAAATACATCGATCTGA